The following are encoded together in the Choristoneura fumiferana chromosome 4, NRCan_CFum_1, whole genome shotgun sequence genome:
- the sw gene encoding cytoplasmic dynein 1 intermediate chain short wing isoform X15, whose protein sequence is MSSMSDRKAELERKKAKLQALRDEKDRRRREKEQKDAEEALARASTTSSLDSRRDLDEMLSSLGVAPVKDVLSSLSSMQSLSPPQTASPDASLPHADRSAPPHGSLKKSTQLQIISVQSTDIPPKENVTYAKQTQTTTSGITEIRDDEYNLNPGLEWEDEFTGEDDDAFHGKLPPGILPHGLPTVKEVQPAVTAAPPEKKEEEKEKKVRELSADEKHTIMLSAEFQRFVTKAGRVIERALGESVDIYTDYTGGGDSENALDDKSDARLSLVRTFYDERWSRGRCVTCLDWSSAHPELLLASYHNSDDAPHDPDGVCLVWNTKFKKTTPEDVFHCQSPVMSATFARFHPNLILGGTYSGQIVLWDNRVPKRTPVQRTPLSSLAHTHPVYCLSVVGSQNAHNLISVSSDGRMCSWSLDMLSQPQETLELQHRQSKAVAVTAMAFPHADVNNFVLGGEDGNIYTGCRHGQRAGVTDCVEGHAGPVTGVACHAAGGAVDLSHLFLTSSMDWSVKLWSLKENKALYSFENSGDYVVDVRWSPAHPALFAAADAARLDLWNLNRDTEVPVASIQSEGGAFNRVSWTPSGAHLTAGDDAGKISVYELAESEYQPRHDEWSKFVYTLQELRNNQADEESDRLSLASGPPSLTSLTSLASNPLR, encoded by the exons ATGTCAAGCATGTCGGATCGCAAGGCGGAGCTCGAGCGGAAGAAAGCCAAGTTGCAGGCCCTCCGCGACGAGAAGGACCGCCGCCGCAGAGAGAAGGAGCAAAAAGATGCTGAGGAGGCACTG GCCCGAGCGTCGACGACGTCGAGCCTCGACAGCCGGCGCGACCTGGACGAGATGCTGTCGTCGCTGGGCGTGGCGCCGGTGAAGGACGTGCTATCGTCGCTGTCGTCCATGCAGTCGCTGTCGCCGCCGCAGACCGCGTCGCCCGACGCCAGCCTGCCGCACGCCGACCGCAGCGCGCCGCCCCACGG ATCCCTGAAGAAGTCGACCCAACTGCAGATAATATCCGTGCAGTCAACTGACATACCCCCGAAGGAAAACGTGACGTACGCGAAGCAGACCCAAACCACTACTTCGGGCATCACCGAGATCAGAGATG ATGAGTACAATCTAAACCCGGGTTTAGAGTGGGAGGACGAGTTCACAG GCGAAGATGACGATGCGTTCCACGGGAAACTCCCGCCGGGCATCCTGCCGCACGGACTGCCAACCGTCAAGGAGGTCCAGCCCGCCGTGACGGCCGCGCCGCCCGAGAAGAAGGAGGAAGAGAAGGAGAAGAAAG TACGGGAGCTGAGCGCAGACGAGAAGCACACGATAATGCTGTCGGCCGAGTTCCAGCGGTTCGTCACGAAGGCGGGCCGCGTCATCGAGCGGGCTCTGGGGGAGTCTGTCGACATCTACACGGACTACACCGGCGGCGGGGACAGCGAGAATGCTCT GGACGACAAATCCGACGCCCGGCTGTCCCTCGTCCGGACGTTCTACGACGAGCGCTGGTCCCGCGGCCGCTGCGTGACCTGCCTGGACTGGTCCTCGGCGCACCCGGAGCTGCTGCTGGCGTCCTACCACAACAGCGACGACGCGCCGCACGACCCCGACGGCGTCTGTCTGGTCTGGAACACCAAGTTTAAGAAGACCACGCCGGAGGACGTGTTCCATTGCCAGTCGCCTGTCATGAGCGCTACCTTCGCTAG GTTCCATCCCAACCTGATACTCGGAGGCACATATTCGGGTCAAATCGTACTGTGGGACAACCGCGTGCCAAAACGTACACCCGTACAGCGGACACCTCTCTCTTCGCTCGCTCATACG CATCCAGTATACTGCCTGTCGGTAGTCGGTAGCCAGAACGCTCACAACCTCATCTCGGTGTCATCTGACGGGCGCATGTGCTCCTGGTCGCTGGACATGCTCTCCCAGCCCCAGGAGACCTTGGAGCTGCAGCACCGGCAGAGCAAAGCTGTCGCCGTCACTGCTATGGCGTTCCCTCACGCTGATGTTAACAACTTCGTGCTTGGCGGGGAGGATGGGAACATCTATACTG GCTGCCGGCACGGGCAGCGCGCCGGCGTCACGGACTGCGTGGAGGGACACGCGGGGCCGGTCACGGGCGTGGCGTGCCACGCGGCCGGCGGGGCCGTTGACCTCTCGCACCTCTTCCTCACCTCCTCCATGGACTGGAGCGTCAAGCTGTGGAGCCTCAAG GAGAACAAAGCCCTGTACTCGTTCGAGAACAGCGGCGATTACGTGGTGGACGTGCGCTGGTCGCCCGCGCACCCCGCGCTGTTCGCGGCCGCAGACGCCGCGCGCCTCGACCTCTGGAACCTCAACCGCGACACAGAG GTGCCGGTGGCGTCGATCCAGTCGGAGGGCGGCGCGTTCAACCGCGTGTCGTGGACGCCGAGCGGCGCGCACCTCACGGCGGGCGACGACGCCGGAAAGATATCCGTCTACGAGCTCGCAGAG AGCGAATACCAACCCCGGCACGATGAATGGAGCAAGTTTGTTTACACCCTACAAGAGCTACGTAACAACCAGGCCGATGAAGAAAGCGACCGGCTCAGCCTGGCCAGCGGACCTCCCTCCCTAACCAGCTTGACCAGCCTCGCTAGCAACCCCCTGCGATAA
- the sw gene encoding cytoplasmic dynein 1 intermediate chain short wing isoform X9: protein MSSMSDRKAELERKKAKLQALRDEKDRRRREKEQKDAEEALARASTTSSLDSRRDLDEMLSSLGVAPVKDVLSSLSSMQSLSPPQTASPDASLPHADRSAPPHGSLKKSTQLQIISVQSTDIPPKENVTYAKQTQTTTSGITEIRDGYMEDWWRPRKAHATDYYVLTFDGDAARQGEDDDAFHGKLPPGILPHGLPTVKEVQPAVTAAPPEKKEEEKEKKVRELSADEKHTIMLSAEFQRFVTKAGRVIERALGESVDIYTDYTGGGDSENALDDKSDARLSLVRTFYDERWSRGRCVTCLDWSSAHPELLLASYHNSDDAPHDPDGVCLVWNTKFKKTTPEDVFHCQSPVMSATFARFHPNLILGGTYSGQIVLWDNRVPKRTPVQRTPLSSLAHTHPVYCLSVVGSQNAHNLISVSSDGRMCSWSLDMLSQPQETLELQHRQSKAVAVTAMAFPHADVNNFVLGGEDGNIYTGCRHGQRAGVTDCVEGHAGPVTGVACHAAGGAVDLSHLFLTSSMDWSVKLWSLKENKALYSFENSGDYVVDVRWSPAHPALFAAADAARLDLWNLNRDTEVPVASIQSEGGAFNRVSWTPSGAHLTAGDDAGKISVYELAESEYQPRHDEWSKFVYTLQELRNNQADEESDRLSLASGPPSLTSLTSLASNPLR, encoded by the exons ATGTCAAGCATGTCGGATCGCAAGGCGGAGCTCGAGCGGAAGAAAGCCAAGTTGCAGGCCCTCCGCGACGAGAAGGACCGCCGCCGCAGAGAGAAGGAGCAAAAAGATGCTGAGGAGGCACTG GCCCGAGCGTCGACGACGTCGAGCCTCGACAGCCGGCGCGACCTGGACGAGATGCTGTCGTCGCTGGGCGTGGCGCCGGTGAAGGACGTGCTATCGTCGCTGTCGTCCATGCAGTCGCTGTCGCCGCCGCAGACCGCGTCGCCCGACGCCAGCCTGCCGCACGCCGACCGCAGCGCGCCGCCCCACGG ATCCCTGAAGAAGTCGACCCAACTGCAGATAATATCCGTGCAGTCAACTGACATACCCCCGAAGGAAAACGTGACGTACGCGAAGCAGACCCAAACCACTACTTCGGGCATCACCGAGATCAGAGATG GGTACATGGAGGACTGGTGGCGGCCCCGCAAAG CACACGCAACCGACTACTACG TGCTTACATTCGACGGCGACGCTGCGCGGCAAGGCGAAGATGACGATGCGTTCCACGGGAAACTCCCGCCGGGCATCCTGCCGCACGGACTGCCAACCGTCAAGGAGGTCCAGCCCGCCGTGACGGCCGCGCCGCCCGAGAAGAAGGAGGAAGAGAAGGAGAAGAAAG TACGGGAGCTGAGCGCAGACGAGAAGCACACGATAATGCTGTCGGCCGAGTTCCAGCGGTTCGTCACGAAGGCGGGCCGCGTCATCGAGCGGGCTCTGGGGGAGTCTGTCGACATCTACACGGACTACACCGGCGGCGGGGACAGCGAGAATGCTCT GGACGACAAATCCGACGCCCGGCTGTCCCTCGTCCGGACGTTCTACGACGAGCGCTGGTCCCGCGGCCGCTGCGTGACCTGCCTGGACTGGTCCTCGGCGCACCCGGAGCTGCTGCTGGCGTCCTACCACAACAGCGACGACGCGCCGCACGACCCCGACGGCGTCTGTCTGGTCTGGAACACCAAGTTTAAGAAGACCACGCCGGAGGACGTGTTCCATTGCCAGTCGCCTGTCATGAGCGCTACCTTCGCTAG GTTCCATCCCAACCTGATACTCGGAGGCACATATTCGGGTCAAATCGTACTGTGGGACAACCGCGTGCCAAAACGTACACCCGTACAGCGGACACCTCTCTCTTCGCTCGCTCATACG CATCCAGTATACTGCCTGTCGGTAGTCGGTAGCCAGAACGCTCACAACCTCATCTCGGTGTCATCTGACGGGCGCATGTGCTCCTGGTCGCTGGACATGCTCTCCCAGCCCCAGGAGACCTTGGAGCTGCAGCACCGGCAGAGCAAAGCTGTCGCCGTCACTGCTATGGCGTTCCCTCACGCTGATGTTAACAACTTCGTGCTTGGCGGGGAGGATGGGAACATCTATACTG GCTGCCGGCACGGGCAGCGCGCCGGCGTCACGGACTGCGTGGAGGGACACGCGGGGCCGGTCACGGGCGTGGCGTGCCACGCGGCCGGCGGGGCCGTTGACCTCTCGCACCTCTTCCTCACCTCCTCCATGGACTGGAGCGTCAAGCTGTGGAGCCTCAAG GAGAACAAAGCCCTGTACTCGTTCGAGAACAGCGGCGATTACGTGGTGGACGTGCGCTGGTCGCCCGCGCACCCCGCGCTGTTCGCGGCCGCAGACGCCGCGCGCCTCGACCTCTGGAACCTCAACCGCGACACAGAG GTGCCGGTGGCGTCGATCCAGTCGGAGGGCGGCGCGTTCAACCGCGTGTCGTGGACGCCGAGCGGCGCGCACCTCACGGCGGGCGACGACGCCGGAAAGATATCCGTCTACGAGCTCGCAGAG AGCGAATACCAACCCCGGCACGATGAATGGAGCAAGTTTGTTTACACCCTACAAGAGCTACGTAACAACCAGGCCGATGAAGAAAGCGACCGGCTCAGCCTGGCCAGCGGACCTCCCTCCCTAACCAGCTTGACCAGCCTCGCTAGCAACCCCCTGCGATAA
- the sw gene encoding cytoplasmic dynein 1 intermediate chain short wing isoform X2 — protein sequence MSSMSDRKAELERKKAKLQALRDEKDRRRREKEQKDAEEALARASTTSSLDSRRDLDEMLSSLGVAPVKDVLSSLSSMQSLSPPQTASPDASLPHADRSAPPHGSLKKSTQLQIISVQSTDIPPKENVTYAKQTQTTTSGITEIRDGSSNASPLAGYMEDWWRPRKDEYNLNPGLEWEDEFTVLTFDGDAARQGEDDDAFHGKLPPGILPHGLPTVKEVQPAVTAAPPEKKEEEKEKKVRELSADEKHTIMLSAEFQRFVTKAGRVIERALGESVDIYTDYTGGGDSENALDDKSDARLSLVRTFYDERWSRGRCVTCLDWSSAHPELLLASYHNSDDAPHDPDGVCLVWNTKFKKTTPEDVFHCQSPVMSATFARFHPNLILGGTYSGQIVLWDNRVPKRTPVQRTPLSSLAHTHPVYCLSVVGSQNAHNLISVSSDGRMCSWSLDMLSQPQETLELQHRQSKAVAVTAMAFPHADVNNFVLGGEDGNIYTGCRHGQRAGVTDCVEGHAGPVTGVACHAAGGAVDLSHLFLTSSMDWSVKLWSLKENKALYSFENSGDYVVDVRWSPAHPALFAAADAARLDLWNLNRDTEVPVASIQSEGGAFNRVSWTPSGAHLTAGDDAGKISVYELAESEYQPRHDEWSKFVYTLQELRNNQADEESDRLSLASGPPSLTSLTSLASNPLR from the exons ATGTCAAGCATGTCGGATCGCAAGGCGGAGCTCGAGCGGAAGAAAGCCAAGTTGCAGGCCCTCCGCGACGAGAAGGACCGCCGCCGCAGAGAGAAGGAGCAAAAAGATGCTGAGGAGGCACTG GCCCGAGCGTCGACGACGTCGAGCCTCGACAGCCGGCGCGACCTGGACGAGATGCTGTCGTCGCTGGGCGTGGCGCCGGTGAAGGACGTGCTATCGTCGCTGTCGTCCATGCAGTCGCTGTCGCCGCCGCAGACCGCGTCGCCCGACGCCAGCCTGCCGCACGCCGACCGCAGCGCGCCGCCCCACGG ATCCCTGAAGAAGTCGACCCAACTGCAGATAATATCCGTGCAGTCAACTGACATACCCCCGAAGGAAAACGTGACGTACGCGAAGCAGACCCAAACCACTACTTCGGGCATCACCGAGATCAGAGATG GCTCTTCCAATGCGTCACCGCTTGCAGGGTACATGGAGGACTGGTGGCGGCCCCGCAAAG ATGAGTACAATCTAAACCCGGGTTTAGAGTGGGAGGACGAGTTCACAG TGCTTACATTCGACGGCGACGCTGCGCGGCAAGGCGAAGATGACGATGCGTTCCACGGGAAACTCCCGCCGGGCATCCTGCCGCACGGACTGCCAACCGTCAAGGAGGTCCAGCCCGCCGTGACGGCCGCGCCGCCCGAGAAGAAGGAGGAAGAGAAGGAGAAGAAAG TACGGGAGCTGAGCGCAGACGAGAAGCACACGATAATGCTGTCGGCCGAGTTCCAGCGGTTCGTCACGAAGGCGGGCCGCGTCATCGAGCGGGCTCTGGGGGAGTCTGTCGACATCTACACGGACTACACCGGCGGCGGGGACAGCGAGAATGCTCT GGACGACAAATCCGACGCCCGGCTGTCCCTCGTCCGGACGTTCTACGACGAGCGCTGGTCCCGCGGCCGCTGCGTGACCTGCCTGGACTGGTCCTCGGCGCACCCGGAGCTGCTGCTGGCGTCCTACCACAACAGCGACGACGCGCCGCACGACCCCGACGGCGTCTGTCTGGTCTGGAACACCAAGTTTAAGAAGACCACGCCGGAGGACGTGTTCCATTGCCAGTCGCCTGTCATGAGCGCTACCTTCGCTAG GTTCCATCCCAACCTGATACTCGGAGGCACATATTCGGGTCAAATCGTACTGTGGGACAACCGCGTGCCAAAACGTACACCCGTACAGCGGACACCTCTCTCTTCGCTCGCTCATACG CATCCAGTATACTGCCTGTCGGTAGTCGGTAGCCAGAACGCTCACAACCTCATCTCGGTGTCATCTGACGGGCGCATGTGCTCCTGGTCGCTGGACATGCTCTCCCAGCCCCAGGAGACCTTGGAGCTGCAGCACCGGCAGAGCAAAGCTGTCGCCGTCACTGCTATGGCGTTCCCTCACGCTGATGTTAACAACTTCGTGCTTGGCGGGGAGGATGGGAACATCTATACTG GCTGCCGGCACGGGCAGCGCGCCGGCGTCACGGACTGCGTGGAGGGACACGCGGGGCCGGTCACGGGCGTGGCGTGCCACGCGGCCGGCGGGGCCGTTGACCTCTCGCACCTCTTCCTCACCTCCTCCATGGACTGGAGCGTCAAGCTGTGGAGCCTCAAG GAGAACAAAGCCCTGTACTCGTTCGAGAACAGCGGCGATTACGTGGTGGACGTGCGCTGGTCGCCCGCGCACCCCGCGCTGTTCGCGGCCGCAGACGCCGCGCGCCTCGACCTCTGGAACCTCAACCGCGACACAGAG GTGCCGGTGGCGTCGATCCAGTCGGAGGGCGGCGCGTTCAACCGCGTGTCGTGGACGCCGAGCGGCGCGCACCTCACGGCGGGCGACGACGCCGGAAAGATATCCGTCTACGAGCTCGCAGAG AGCGAATACCAACCCCGGCACGATGAATGGAGCAAGTTTGTTTACACCCTACAAGAGCTACGTAACAACCAGGCCGATGAAGAAAGCGACCGGCTCAGCCTGGCCAGCGGACCTCCCTCCCTAACCAGCTTGACCAGCCTCGCTAGCAACCCCCTGCGATAA
- the sw gene encoding cytoplasmic dynein 1 intermediate chain short wing isoform X12, which translates to MSSMSDRKAELERKKAKLQALRDEKDRRRREKEQKDAEEALARASTTSSLDSRRDLDEMLSSLGVAPVKDVLSSLSSMQSLSPPQTASPDASLPHADRSAPPHGSLKKSTQLQIISVQSTDIPPKENVTYAKQTQTTTSGITEIRDAHATDYYDEYNLNPGLEWEDEFTGEDDDAFHGKLPPGILPHGLPTVKEVQPAVTAAPPEKKEEEKEKKVRELSADEKHTIMLSAEFQRFVTKAGRVIERALGESVDIYTDYTGGGDSENALDDKSDARLSLVRTFYDERWSRGRCVTCLDWSSAHPELLLASYHNSDDAPHDPDGVCLVWNTKFKKTTPEDVFHCQSPVMSATFARFHPNLILGGTYSGQIVLWDNRVPKRTPVQRTPLSSLAHTHPVYCLSVVGSQNAHNLISVSSDGRMCSWSLDMLSQPQETLELQHRQSKAVAVTAMAFPHADVNNFVLGGEDGNIYTGCRHGQRAGVTDCVEGHAGPVTGVACHAAGGAVDLSHLFLTSSMDWSVKLWSLKENKALYSFENSGDYVVDVRWSPAHPALFAAADAARLDLWNLNRDTEVPVASIQSEGGAFNRVSWTPSGAHLTAGDDAGKISVYELAESEYQPRHDEWSKFVYTLQELRNNQADEESDRLSLASGPPSLTSLTSLASNPLR; encoded by the exons ATGTCAAGCATGTCGGATCGCAAGGCGGAGCTCGAGCGGAAGAAAGCCAAGTTGCAGGCCCTCCGCGACGAGAAGGACCGCCGCCGCAGAGAGAAGGAGCAAAAAGATGCTGAGGAGGCACTG GCCCGAGCGTCGACGACGTCGAGCCTCGACAGCCGGCGCGACCTGGACGAGATGCTGTCGTCGCTGGGCGTGGCGCCGGTGAAGGACGTGCTATCGTCGCTGTCGTCCATGCAGTCGCTGTCGCCGCCGCAGACCGCGTCGCCCGACGCCAGCCTGCCGCACGCCGACCGCAGCGCGCCGCCCCACGG ATCCCTGAAGAAGTCGACCCAACTGCAGATAATATCCGTGCAGTCAACTGACATACCCCCGAAGGAAAACGTGACGTACGCGAAGCAGACCCAAACCACTACTTCGGGCATCACCGAGATCAGAGATG CACACGCAACCGACTACTACG ATGAGTACAATCTAAACCCGGGTTTAGAGTGGGAGGACGAGTTCACAG GCGAAGATGACGATGCGTTCCACGGGAAACTCCCGCCGGGCATCCTGCCGCACGGACTGCCAACCGTCAAGGAGGTCCAGCCCGCCGTGACGGCCGCGCCGCCCGAGAAGAAGGAGGAAGAGAAGGAGAAGAAAG TACGGGAGCTGAGCGCAGACGAGAAGCACACGATAATGCTGTCGGCCGAGTTCCAGCGGTTCGTCACGAAGGCGGGCCGCGTCATCGAGCGGGCTCTGGGGGAGTCTGTCGACATCTACACGGACTACACCGGCGGCGGGGACAGCGAGAATGCTCT GGACGACAAATCCGACGCCCGGCTGTCCCTCGTCCGGACGTTCTACGACGAGCGCTGGTCCCGCGGCCGCTGCGTGACCTGCCTGGACTGGTCCTCGGCGCACCCGGAGCTGCTGCTGGCGTCCTACCACAACAGCGACGACGCGCCGCACGACCCCGACGGCGTCTGTCTGGTCTGGAACACCAAGTTTAAGAAGACCACGCCGGAGGACGTGTTCCATTGCCAGTCGCCTGTCATGAGCGCTACCTTCGCTAG GTTCCATCCCAACCTGATACTCGGAGGCACATATTCGGGTCAAATCGTACTGTGGGACAACCGCGTGCCAAAACGTACACCCGTACAGCGGACACCTCTCTCTTCGCTCGCTCATACG CATCCAGTATACTGCCTGTCGGTAGTCGGTAGCCAGAACGCTCACAACCTCATCTCGGTGTCATCTGACGGGCGCATGTGCTCCTGGTCGCTGGACATGCTCTCCCAGCCCCAGGAGACCTTGGAGCTGCAGCACCGGCAGAGCAAAGCTGTCGCCGTCACTGCTATGGCGTTCCCTCACGCTGATGTTAACAACTTCGTGCTTGGCGGGGAGGATGGGAACATCTATACTG GCTGCCGGCACGGGCAGCGCGCCGGCGTCACGGACTGCGTGGAGGGACACGCGGGGCCGGTCACGGGCGTGGCGTGCCACGCGGCCGGCGGGGCCGTTGACCTCTCGCACCTCTTCCTCACCTCCTCCATGGACTGGAGCGTCAAGCTGTGGAGCCTCAAG GAGAACAAAGCCCTGTACTCGTTCGAGAACAGCGGCGATTACGTGGTGGACGTGCGCTGGTCGCCCGCGCACCCCGCGCTGTTCGCGGCCGCAGACGCCGCGCGCCTCGACCTCTGGAACCTCAACCGCGACACAGAG GTGCCGGTGGCGTCGATCCAGTCGGAGGGCGGCGCGTTCAACCGCGTGTCGTGGACGCCGAGCGGCGCGCACCTCACGGCGGGCGACGACGCCGGAAAGATATCCGTCTACGAGCTCGCAGAG AGCGAATACCAACCCCGGCACGATGAATGGAGCAAGTTTGTTTACACCCTACAAGAGCTACGTAACAACCAGGCCGATGAAGAAAGCGACCGGCTCAGCCTGGCCAGCGGACCTCCCTCCCTAACCAGCTTGACCAGCCTCGCTAGCAACCCCCTGCGATAA
- the sw gene encoding cytoplasmic dynein 1 intermediate chain short wing isoform X7 codes for MSSMSDRKAELERKKAKLQALRDEKDRRRREKEQKDAEEALARASTTSSLDSRRDLDEMLSSLGVAPVKDVLSSLSSMQSLSPPQTASPDASLPHADRSAPPHGSLKKSTQLQIISVQSTDIPPKENVTYAKQTQTTTSGITEIRDGSSNASPLAGYMEDWWRPRKDEYNLNPGLEWEDEFTGEDDDAFHGKLPPGILPHGLPTVKEVQPAVTAAPPEKKEEEKEKKVRELSADEKHTIMLSAEFQRFVTKAGRVIERALGESVDIYTDYTGGGDSENALDDKSDARLSLVRTFYDERWSRGRCVTCLDWSSAHPELLLASYHNSDDAPHDPDGVCLVWNTKFKKTTPEDVFHCQSPVMSATFARFHPNLILGGTYSGQIVLWDNRVPKRTPVQRTPLSSLAHTHPVYCLSVVGSQNAHNLISVSSDGRMCSWSLDMLSQPQETLELQHRQSKAVAVTAMAFPHADVNNFVLGGEDGNIYTGCRHGQRAGVTDCVEGHAGPVTGVACHAAGGAVDLSHLFLTSSMDWSVKLWSLKENKALYSFENSGDYVVDVRWSPAHPALFAAADAARLDLWNLNRDTEVPVASIQSEGGAFNRVSWTPSGAHLTAGDDAGKISVYELAESEYQPRHDEWSKFVYTLQELRNNQADEESDRLSLASGPPSLTSLTSLASNPLR; via the exons ATGTCAAGCATGTCGGATCGCAAGGCGGAGCTCGAGCGGAAGAAAGCCAAGTTGCAGGCCCTCCGCGACGAGAAGGACCGCCGCCGCAGAGAGAAGGAGCAAAAAGATGCTGAGGAGGCACTG GCCCGAGCGTCGACGACGTCGAGCCTCGACAGCCGGCGCGACCTGGACGAGATGCTGTCGTCGCTGGGCGTGGCGCCGGTGAAGGACGTGCTATCGTCGCTGTCGTCCATGCAGTCGCTGTCGCCGCCGCAGACCGCGTCGCCCGACGCCAGCCTGCCGCACGCCGACCGCAGCGCGCCGCCCCACGG ATCCCTGAAGAAGTCGACCCAACTGCAGATAATATCCGTGCAGTCAACTGACATACCCCCGAAGGAAAACGTGACGTACGCGAAGCAGACCCAAACCACTACTTCGGGCATCACCGAGATCAGAGATG GCTCTTCCAATGCGTCACCGCTTGCAGGGTACATGGAGGACTGGTGGCGGCCCCGCAAAG ATGAGTACAATCTAAACCCGGGTTTAGAGTGGGAGGACGAGTTCACAG GCGAAGATGACGATGCGTTCCACGGGAAACTCCCGCCGGGCATCCTGCCGCACGGACTGCCAACCGTCAAGGAGGTCCAGCCCGCCGTGACGGCCGCGCCGCCCGAGAAGAAGGAGGAAGAGAAGGAGAAGAAAG TACGGGAGCTGAGCGCAGACGAGAAGCACACGATAATGCTGTCGGCCGAGTTCCAGCGGTTCGTCACGAAGGCGGGCCGCGTCATCGAGCGGGCTCTGGGGGAGTCTGTCGACATCTACACGGACTACACCGGCGGCGGGGACAGCGAGAATGCTCT GGACGACAAATCCGACGCCCGGCTGTCCCTCGTCCGGACGTTCTACGACGAGCGCTGGTCCCGCGGCCGCTGCGTGACCTGCCTGGACTGGTCCTCGGCGCACCCGGAGCTGCTGCTGGCGTCCTACCACAACAGCGACGACGCGCCGCACGACCCCGACGGCGTCTGTCTGGTCTGGAACACCAAGTTTAAGAAGACCACGCCGGAGGACGTGTTCCATTGCCAGTCGCCTGTCATGAGCGCTACCTTCGCTAG GTTCCATCCCAACCTGATACTCGGAGGCACATATTCGGGTCAAATCGTACTGTGGGACAACCGCGTGCCAAAACGTACACCCGTACAGCGGACACCTCTCTCTTCGCTCGCTCATACG CATCCAGTATACTGCCTGTCGGTAGTCGGTAGCCAGAACGCTCACAACCTCATCTCGGTGTCATCTGACGGGCGCATGTGCTCCTGGTCGCTGGACATGCTCTCCCAGCCCCAGGAGACCTTGGAGCTGCAGCACCGGCAGAGCAAAGCTGTCGCCGTCACTGCTATGGCGTTCCCTCACGCTGATGTTAACAACTTCGTGCTTGGCGGGGAGGATGGGAACATCTATACTG GCTGCCGGCACGGGCAGCGCGCCGGCGTCACGGACTGCGTGGAGGGACACGCGGGGCCGGTCACGGGCGTGGCGTGCCACGCGGCCGGCGGGGCCGTTGACCTCTCGCACCTCTTCCTCACCTCCTCCATGGACTGGAGCGTCAAGCTGTGGAGCCTCAAG GAGAACAAAGCCCTGTACTCGTTCGAGAACAGCGGCGATTACGTGGTGGACGTGCGCTGGTCGCCCGCGCACCCCGCGCTGTTCGCGGCCGCAGACGCCGCGCGCCTCGACCTCTGGAACCTCAACCGCGACACAGAG GTGCCGGTGGCGTCGATCCAGTCGGAGGGCGGCGCGTTCAACCGCGTGTCGTGGACGCCGAGCGGCGCGCACCTCACGGCGGGCGACGACGCCGGAAAGATATCCGTCTACGAGCTCGCAGAG AGCGAATACCAACCCCGGCACGATGAATGGAGCAAGTTTGTTTACACCCTACAAGAGCTACGTAACAACCAGGCCGATGAAGAAAGCGACCGGCTCAGCCTGGCCAGCGGACCTCCCTCCCTAACCAGCTTGACCAGCCTCGCTAGCAACCCCCTGCGATAA